Below is a genomic region from candidate division KSB1 bacterium.
GGCTCGGTGAAATCGAGTGACGCCGACAGGGATGGCTCCGGCGGAATAACGACCGAGGCACCGGAAAGCATGGTTCGAAAGAGCACGCCAAGTCCGCCGACATGAAAAAGGGGCAGAGAAAGCAGCCATCGATCACCTGCTGTCAAAGGCATATTTTCATTGGCTCCCAGCGCACTGTAAAAATGATTGCGGAAAGTGTGAACGCAGGCTTTGGGTTCGCCCGTGCTGCCTGTGGTAAACAGGATCGTCGCCCATTGCGATCGATCTTGCGCAATTGAGCGTGCCTTGGGTTGAAAGGAGAGAAGCTCCGGACTTTTTTCGCCAGGTCCATAAAAAAACCGGCATCCGCTACGGCGGCATTGCTCAAGCGCAGGCTCATACGGCAGGCGATGGTTCAGCAGAACGGGTATTGCTCCCGCCGCCCATACGGTAAAGATTTTTCGGATTGTTTCGAGGGAAGGTTCGCCGGACAGGCCGATCAATTCGCCTTTGACTTGCGGCTGTAAATCTTCCGCCTTATGAACGGCCTCATTGATCAACTCGGCCCAGCTCATTCGGCCTGCGGCGCTCAAGACTCCGCCTAATCCGCCGCGTCGGCGCAAAAAGATCGCCAACTCTTCGGCGGTGGTTATCGGCTTGATGCGGGGCACGTCAGCTCCGATTCATTCACATGAAAGCTGTTTTCGAGCTCCGGGAGCTTAAGGACGCCGCCCTTTGTGTCTATGGGCCGGCTGAGAAAGTCGCGGTCCAACAGCGAAGCGGTATCCAAACCCATAACAGTGTCGGGGCAAAACGCAGCGGCAACGGCAGCGGCCGTACGCAGGCCGACGGCGCTGAGCAGCGGCGAGCTGATCACCGGCAGGATGCCGCGCTCCCTTGCTCGAGCAATGCATGCGATCAAATCTTTGATGCCTCCGTGAATTCCCGGCTTTAAAATCCAGGCCGCTGCGGCAAGATGTTCGCCTTCCGGCATCAGCAGCGACTCATCAAGAGCCGGCGCTATGGGAGAGAATCGGCTGAACTCGGGCAGGTCGCGCGGATCGTCGACCGGTTCTTCGATGTATTCGATCGGGAGATCGGCAACGGCGCGGGCAAAATCGACCGCCTGATCGAGCGGCAGCAGCCGATTGGCGTCCAGACGCAGCTGCAGGTTAAAGGCGGCGATTTCTTTAATTGCCGCAATCTCGTCGGCCAATGCCAGTCGGCCCACCTTGATTTTGATGACTCTGTATCCCTCCTCGGCGAGTCGAGCCGCCTGCCGGACGAGCTCGCCGGCGGAATCGCCGTAGGCCAGGCCGTTATTGGGTATTTTCTCGCAATTTCCTCCCAAAAGGATTGCCGGCGTCAAACCTTGTTGGGACGCGCGGAGATCAATGAGCGCGCTCTCCACGCCGAAGCGTAGTGCCGGCGAAGAGACGGCCGTGATTTCTTTTATCTGCAAAAACCGCTGCCAATCGTTTTCGTTGTTCGCGATTCCTTTGGAGAGAAATTGGTGAAACTGATCCAAGACATCTTGGGATGTATCGACAGAAAAGCCCGGCAGCGGCGATGCCTCGCCCCAACCGCAAAAGCGGCCGTCGAAGGTGCAGATAAGGAAGCCGCGCCTGCACTTCATGTCGGTTTTGCCGATGCGAAACGGCCGCTTCAGCGGAAGCACATATTCATAAAGCTGCAGGTCGATCACACCAAAATTCCAATGGAAAAAAGCAGGCTGTAGATCAACAAAAGCCGACCGGTCTGGGCGAGCGCTTCATTATACTTTCGACTGGGCGGCTCGCGCAAAAGGATGCGCAGTGGGGGAATCGCTTCTGCAAAAGCAGCGACGGCCAGAAGCGCAGTCGGCTTGACTTGCCCGGTAAGCACGAGCAGTAGCGGAATGACCAGGACGGCGACTATGACGCAGCAGAGGTATTCGCCGCGGCCGAATGCTGCACCCCAACGCACCGGCAGCGTCAGTTTGCCGGAGGCGCGGTCGTCATCGATATCGCGCAGGTTATTGACCGTCAGGATCGCCGTAGAAAGAAGGCCGGGTCCGACAGCGGCCAAGAGAACGTTTGGGGTGACGGTCAGGGCTTGGACGTAGTAAGTGCCGGCGACCGCCGCGAAGCCGAAAAAGATAAAGACGAACAATTCACCCAGTCCATGATAGCCGAGTGGATACGGCCCGCCGGTGTAGAGCACTGCGCAAAGGATGGAGAGGGCGCCGATAATGATCGCCGGCACGCCTCCGCGCACGACCAGATAAGCGCCGCAGACAGCCGCCGCCGAAAAGACGACGAGGAAACCGTTGCGCATCTGCTCCGGCTTGATCCAGCCTGCGGCTACGGCGCGCGTTGGGCCAAGCCGTTCCGCTTTGTCGCTGCCGTGACGATAGTCAAAATAGTCATTGGCATAATTGGCGCCGATCTGCAGGAGCAGGGCGCATGCGCCTGCCAGAAGTGCCGCCAAGGGGTGAGCGCGGCCGTCTCGGTATGCCAAGGCGGTGCCGATGAGCACAGGAGCTATGGCCGCCGGCAGCGTTTTAGGACGGGCGGCAAGCAGCCAAGGCTTGAGGTTCATTGCTGTTCTCCGTTCTTGGTGCTCTTTGGACGACGAAAGCGGCTAAAGTCAGGTTTGCGCTTTTCGATAAAGGCGTCCCGTCCTTCTTTGGCCTCATCGGTCATGTAAAAAAGCATGGTGGCGCAGCCGGCCAGCTCCTGCAGTCCGGCCTGGCCGTCGCAGTCGGCGTTGAGCGCAGCTTTGAGACAGCGGATCGCGGTCGGTGAGTTGGCGAGAATCTCCCGGCACCATTTCACCGTTTCTTCCTCCAATTGCTCCAAAGGCACGACCGTGTTCACAAGTCCCATAGCCAATGCTTCCTGGGCGGAATACTGCCGGCAGAGGAACCAAATCTCGCGCGCCTTTTTCTGCCCCACGACCCGTGCCAGGTAGGAGGCGCCGTAGCCGCCGTCGAAGGAGCCGACGCGCGGTCCGGTCTGGCCGAAAATCGCATTATCGGCAGCAATGGTCAAATCGCACAGCAGGTGCAGCACATGGCCGCCGCCGACGGCATAGCCGGCAACCATGGCGATGATCGGCTTGGGGCACCGGCGCATTTGCCGCTGAAACTCGAGCACGTTGAGCCGATCGGTTCCTTCGGCATCGCGATAACCGGCGTGGCCTCGCACCTTTTGGTCCCCGCCTGAGCAGAAGGCCTTCTCTCCTTGGCCGGTGAGAATGACGACGCCGATATCCGGATCTTCTTCGGCATCCCGCAAGGCCGCCGCCATTTCAGTTACCGTCAGCGGTCGAAAGGCGTTACGTACCTCGGGTCGATTGATGGTGATCTTGGCGATGCCGTCATATTTTTCGTAAAGAATGTCCACGAATGTTCCGGCGCTTTGCCATGGAAATTTGCTCATAGCTTACTCCCAACGTTTGTCCAAAAGCGACGATTGTTGCAAAATCTCGGCAATAACATCGGCCAAAGCAGTCGGGTTCTCCAAATGGACCGCATGGCCGCATTCCTTTACTACATGCAGCGTCGCCGACGGAAGAACGCTCCTCATCCATTCGGCTTCGCGTCGATATTTCTCATCCTTTTCACCCACGATCAGATGCAGCGGAACGACCAGTTCCGGCAGCTTGTGCCGCATCGGCGGCTGCGACGCTTGTCCAAGCGAAAGTAAAGCCGCGGCTACGGCTTCAGGTCGGTTCTTTAAGCGGCGGGCAATGGTCTCGGCGTAATAAGGCGAGCTGCGAATATCGGCAAACAGCGGCTGCGCGTACCATTGATCCAACGCTTCCGCCAATGGCTGATGACGAAACCGCTCAGCCCACAGCTCTTCCCGCCGACGTCGATCGGCTCTTTCCGATTCCTCGATGCCCGGCGACGCTGAAACGAGTATGACAAAATGAAACCGATGCGGAAAGTGCAGCGCGGCATAAAGTGCAATGCGGCCGCCCATCGAATACCCGACGAGCCCGATTTTACGAACATCGAGGGCATTCAGCAAGGCAATAACGGCCTCTATGGTTTCCTTAAAGTCCGCCTTGAGATGATTTGCCTCGCCGTGCCCCGGCAGATCGACGGTGACACAGCAGACTCGATCGGAGAGGGCTTGCGCAACGCGGAGCCAGTCTTGACGCGCGCCCAAAAAGCCGTGCAGAAACAGGAGCCGGCAGCCTGCTTCATTGCCGAACTTGTCAAAGGGAAGAACGCTCATGAGTTGTTCCCACGGC
It encodes:
- a CDS encoding AMP-binding protein; this encodes MPRIKPITTAEELAIFLRRRGGLGGVLSAAGRMSWAELINEAVHKAEDLQPQVKGELIGLSGEPSLETIRKIFTVWAAGAIPVLLNHRLPYEPALEQCRRSGCRFFYGPGEKSPELLSFQPKARSIAQDRSQWATILFTTGSTGEPKACVHTFRNHFYSALGANENMPLTAGDRWLLSLPLFHVGGLGVLFRTMLSGASVVIPPEPSLSASLDFTEP
- the menB gene encoding 1,4-dihydroxy-2-naphthoyl-CoA synthase, with product MSKFPWQSAGTFVDILYEKYDGIAKITINRPEVRNAFRPLTVTEMAAALRDAEEDPDIGVVILTGQGEKAFCSGGDQKVRGHAGYRDAEGTDRLNVLEFQRQMRRCPKPIIAMVAGYAVGGGHVLHLLCDLTIAADNAIFGQTGPRVGSFDGGYGASYLARVVGQKKAREIWFLCRQYSAQEALAMGLVNTVVPLEQLEEETVKWCREILANSPTAIRCLKAALNADCDGQAGLQELAGCATMLFYMTDEAKEGRDAFIEKRKPDFSRFRRPKSTKNGEQQ
- the menC gene encoding o-succinylbenzoate synthase, which gives rise to MIDLQLYEYVLPLKRPFRIGKTDMKCRRGFLICTFDGRFCGWGEASPLPGFSVDTSQDVLDQFHQFLSKGIANNENDWQRFLQIKEITAVSSPALRFGVESALIDLRASQQGLTPAILLGGNCEKIPNNGLAYGDSAGELVRQAARLAEEGYRVIKIKVGRLALADEIAAIKEIAAFNLQLRLDANRLLPLDQAVDFARAVADLPIEYIEEPVDDPRDLPEFSRFSPIAPALDESLLMPEGEHLAAAAWILKPGIHGGIKDLIACIARARERGILPVISSPLLSAVGLRTAAAVAAAFCPDTVMGLDTASLLDRDFLSRPIDTKGGVLKLPELENSFHVNESELTCPASSR
- a CDS encoding 1,4-dihydroxy-2-naphthoate polyprenyltransferase: MNLKPWLLAARPKTLPAAIAPVLIGTALAYRDGRAHPLAALLAGACALLLQIGANYANDYFDYRHGSDKAERLGPTRAVAAGWIKPEQMRNGFLVVFSAAAVCGAYLVVRGGVPAIIIGALSILCAVLYTGGPYPLGYHGLGELFVFIFFGFAAVAGTYYVQALTVTPNVLLAAVGPGLLSTAILTVNNLRDIDDDRASGKLTLPVRWGAAFGRGEYLCCVIVAVLVIPLLLVLTGQVKPTALLAVAAFAEAIPPLRILLREPPSRKYNEALAQTGRLLLIYSLLFSIGILV
- the menH gene encoding 2-succinyl-6-hydroxy-2,4-cyclohexadiene-1-carboxylate synthase; its protein translation is MSVLPFDKFGNEAGCRLLFLHGFLGARQDWLRVAQALSDRVCCVTVDLPGHGEANHLKADFKETIEAVIALLNALDVRKIGLVGYSMGGRIALYAALHFPHRFHFVILVSASPGIEESERADRRRREELWAERFRHQPLAEALDQWYAQPLFADIRSSPYYAETIARRLKNRPEAVAAALLSLGQASQPPMRHKLPELVVPLHLIVGEKDEKYRREAEWMRSVLPSATLHVVKECGHAVHLENPTALADVIAEILQQSSLLDKRWE